A window of Streptomyces profundus genomic DNA:
CAGCACCACCATCTGGCCCTCCATCGAGGTTCGTGGCTCGCTCGGCACCTCGGTGATGCCCGCGTCGATCACCCCGGCCAGATACTCCCGCACCGCCTCCTTGCCGGCCCTCGGCGGCGTGCCCACCGGATCCTCGAACGTCACCCGCGGGTCGAACAGCGCCAGCACACCCTCCAGATCGCCCGCGTTCAGCAGACGGCAGTACTCCAGCGCGAGAGCCTTGCGCGTCGCGTCGTCAGCCATGGCGGCACCCCTCCGAAC
This region includes:
- a CDS encoding nuclear transport factor 2 family protein, coding for MADDATRKALALEYCRLLNAGDLEGVLALFDPRVTFEDPVGTPPRAGKEAVREYLAGVIDAGITEVPSEPRTSMEGQMVVLPVAGEMDAPPEVNAPPGARMRFRMVSLIRVGSAGLVTEVRVLVGRTDCQIVDSAGVPVG